A DNA window from Guyparkeria halophila contains the following coding sequences:
- a CDS encoding ABC transporter permease — translation MKRSIWQLPRARMAAFSVFARNFLVWRKLIGPAIVLNFGEPVIYLLGLGIGLGALVGDIGGLPYLVFLASGIVASSAMISVSFEGMYSVYTRMVPQKTFDAIMATPLDIDDIILGETIWAAFKGLLSAVAILIVAALLGAVPGGWMALWALPVVFLLGLAFAGPAIVMTAIADNYDFFNYYFVLVVTPMFMLSGVFFPIETLPDWMQTAVLILPLTHAIEVIRPLIVGEPVEHLLAHLAVLAGFAVVAYYLAVVLVRRRLWA, via the coding sequence ATGAAGCGTTCGATCTGGCAATTGCCGCGGGCAAGGATGGCGGCGTTTTCCGTGTTCGCCCGCAATTTTCTCGTCTGGCGCAAGCTGATCGGTCCGGCGATCGTGCTCAACTTCGGCGAGCCGGTGATCTATCTGCTGGGCCTGGGCATCGGCCTGGGCGCGCTGGTGGGCGACATCGGTGGGTTGCCTTACCTGGTATTCCTCGCCTCGGGGATCGTGGCGTCCTCGGCGATGATCTCGGTCAGTTTCGAGGGCATGTACTCGGTCTACACGCGGATGGTGCCGCAGAAGACCTTCGATGCCATCATGGCCACGCCGCTGGATATCGACGACATCATCCTCGGCGAAACCATCTGGGCGGCCTTCAAGGGGCTGTTGAGCGCCGTGGCGATCCTGATCGTCGCCGCCCTGCTTGGTGCGGTGCCAGGTGGCTGGATGGCGCTGTGGGCACTGCCGGTGGTGTTCCTGCTGGGGCTGGCATTCGCCGGGCCGGCCATCGTGATGACGGCCATCGCCGACAACTACGATTTCTTCAACTACTACTTCGTACTGGTGGTCACCCCGATGTTCATGCTCTCGGGCGTGTTCTTCCCGATCGAGACCCTGCCCGACTGGATGCAGACGGCCGTGCTGATCCTGCCGCTGACGCACGCGATCGAGGTCATTCGTCCCCTGATCGTCGGCGAGCCGGTCGAACACCTGCTCGCCCACCTGGCCGTACTGGCCGGTTTCGCCGTGGTCGCCTACTACCTCGCCGTGGTATTGGTGCGGCGGCGGTTGTGGGCTTGA
- a CDS encoding ATP-binding cassette domain-containing protein, protein MRARGLVKCFGALRAVDAVDFDIPAGRCFGFLGPNGAGKTTTLKMLMGLADFDAGELSVLGHELPAEARAIRARVGLVPQGDNLDPDFTVRENLFMYARFFGLSRAQVAERVDALLDFANLTHKAEARVDQLSGGMQRRLTIARALVNDPEVVILDEPTSGLDPQVRHVIWGRLAELRARGVTLVLTTHYMEEAERLCDELVVMDHGRILDQGSPGQLIQRHVEPDVIELRGTVSEGVFATLTSMALRVERHGTAVYVYTAAPGPILDFLGQPDGLTVIHRRAGLEDVFLHLTGRELRE, encoded by the coding sequence TCTGGGGCCCAATGGCGCCGGCAAGACCACCACCCTCAAGATGCTGATGGGGTTGGCGGACTTCGATGCCGGTGAGCTCTCGGTGCTCGGGCACGAGTTGCCGGCCGAGGCGCGCGCCATTCGTGCCCGCGTCGGGCTGGTGCCGCAGGGCGACAACCTCGATCCGGACTTCACCGTCCGGGAGAACCTGTTCATGTACGCCCGCTTTTTCGGCCTGTCCCGCGCGCAGGTGGCCGAGCGGGTCGACGCGTTGCTCGACTTCGCCAACCTGACGCACAAGGCCGAAGCCCGGGTCGACCAGTTGAGCGGTGGCATGCAGCGGCGCCTGACCATCGCCCGGGCGCTGGTCAACGACCCGGAGGTCGTCATCCTGGATGAGCCTACCTCGGGGCTCGATCCGCAGGTGCGCCACGTCATCTGGGGCCGGCTGGCCGAATTGCGCGCCCGCGGCGTGACGCTGGTGCTGACCACCCATTACATGGAAGAGGCCGAGCGGCTCTGCGATGAACTGGTGGTGATGGATCACGGCCGCATCCTGGATCAGGGCAGCCCCGGCCAGCTGATACAGCGCCATGTCGAGCCGGACGTGATCGAGTTGCGTGGCACGGTCAGCGAGGGCGTGTTCGCCACGTTGACCTCGATGGCCCTGCGGGTCGAGCGCCACGGCACCGCGGTCTACGTTTATACGGCGGCGCCGGGTCCGATACTCGATTTCCTGGGTCAGCCCGATGGCCTGACGGTGATCCATCGTCGCGCCGGGCTCGAGGACGTGTTCCTGCACCTGACCGGCCGGGAATTGCGCGAATGA